One window of the bacterium genome contains the following:
- a CDS encoding site-specific integrase produces the protein MGVTIRKDKRYRNRFIVDIKAYGRRKANSFHSREEASAYARAAKKLLAKGKFQFEETGDYDSGDITVAEYYQQFRQEYLTAGVRESTRVSYDGSFELHILPELGKIPLSDLERKRVKKFVGTLIAKGLAKASIRIVLSELCAMLNHALEDELIVRNPAIKLHRLYREVRGRTDEDENTFGGVHEVQIYNRQEVELFLKTVWENSPDYFALFLCALHTGMRSAEIAGLQWGDIDWNQRLMIVRRIVNNRGKVTPTKTNRIRTIDMSSALFNELKEHLERQKLKWSEDRLPKWVFANQDGNPVDMKNVYHRHYLKNIERAGLRRIRFHDLRHTFASMLIQQGESLAYVKDQLGHSSITLTVNTYTHLIPGSNRQAVDKLPSFKKSEEKGKVLSVVKGKK, from the coding sequence CGCTACCGCAATCGATTTATTGTTGACATCAAAGCGTATGGCAGACGCAAAGCAAACAGCTTCCATAGCAGAGAAGAAGCGAGCGCATACGCCAGAGCGGCGAAGAAATTACTTGCCAAAGGGAAGTTCCAATTTGAAGAAACCGGAGATTATGACTCTGGAGATATTACTGTGGCTGAATATTACCAGCAGTTCAGGCAAGAATATCTTACAGCTGGAGTGCGGGAATCCACCAGGGTGAGCTACGATGGCAGCTTTGAGCTTCACATTCTGCCGGAACTTGGGAAAATCCCCCTGAGCGATCTTGAAAGAAAACGAGTGAAGAAGTTTGTCGGAACTCTTATTGCAAAAGGTCTTGCCAAAGCGTCGATCCGGATTGTACTTTCGGAACTCTGCGCAATGCTGAATCACGCGCTGGAAGATGAACTTATAGTAAGAAATCCTGCCATCAAGCTGCATCGCCTATACCGTGAAGTTCGCGGAAGAACAGATGAAGACGAAAATACTTTTGGGGGAGTTCATGAAGTACAAATCTACAATCGGCAGGAAGTGGAACTGTTTTTGAAAACGGTTTGGGAAAATTCACCAGACTACTTTGCGCTTTTCCTCTGTGCACTTCATACTGGAATGCGCTCAGCGGAAATCGCTGGTTTGCAATGGGGTGATATCGATTGGAATCAACGCCTGATGATTGTCAGAAGAATTGTAAACAACAGAGGGAAGGTTACACCAACAAAGACGAATCGAATCCGCACAATCGATATGTCGTCGGCGTTATTCAATGAACTGAAGGAACATCTGGAGAGACAGAAACTTAAATGGAGTGAAGACCGACTTCCTAAATGGGTATTTGCAAATCAAGATGGAAATCCGGTTGATATGAAGAATGTCTATCATCGGCACTATCTGAAAAATATTGAGAGAGCCGGTCTTCGCCGGATTCGATTTCATGATCTGCGGCACACGTTTGCGTCGATGCTGATTCAGCAAGGTGAGTCTCTTGCTTATGTAAAGGATCAGTTGGGACACAGCAGTATAACCTTGACCGTAAACACGTACACCCATCTGATTCCTGGCAGTAACCGCCAGGCAGTCGATAAGCTTCCGTCGTTCAAGAAGTCTGAAGAAAAGGGGAAAGTTCTTTCAGTTGTGAAAGGAAAAAAATAG
- a CDS encoding helix-turn-helix domain-containing protein yields MAARQELTSLDSDRYMTKKEAATYTGLSVRTLDSARDLRRYKPSGKVLFKKSEIDAWIFKSKVQRIDLDSISKKAKLVIDELRKTG; encoded by the coding sequence ATGGCTGCCCGCCAAGAGCTGACGTCTTTGGATTCGGACCGGTATATGACCAAAAAGGAAGCCGCTACCTATACTGGCCTCAGTGTTCGTACGCTGGATTCCGCAAGAGACTTACGCCGTTACAAACCAAGCGGAAAAGTTCTTTTCAAAAAATCGGAAATTGACGCTTGGATCTTTAAAAGCAAAGTTCAGCGCATCGATCTTGACAGTATTTCCAAAAAAGCAAAACTTGTGATCGATGAACTGCGGAAAACGGGTTAG